A stretch of Aedes aegypti strain LVP_AGWG chromosome 2, AaegL5.0 Primary Assembly, whole genome shotgun sequence DNA encodes these proteins:
- the LOC110675812 gene encoding uncharacterized protein LOC110675812 has translation MIQNTWTIRHWEKHIEILRDVLVAQANCVTRFSSKHPLRWICRSTDVDYPVIGSGKGLGKRCNECQNGRILISLPHRTLERTKDVLKCRLALLEQPDQRNEPYKALFFYSFDWPSESFGGGLWTATNPSARNELSHDRDSSTA, from the exons ATGATTCAGAACACCTG GACAATCCGGCATTGGGAAAAGCACATTGAGATCCTTCGGGACGTACTCGTCGCCCAAGCAAACTGCGTCACGAGATTTAGCAGCAAGCATCCCCTTCGTTGGATCTGTAGGTCCACTGACGTCGATTATCCGGTAATAGGATCAGGAAAGGGACTCGGTAAGCGATGTAACGAGTGTCAAAATGGCAGAATCCTAATTTCTTTGCCTCACAGAACACTAGAGCGTACGAAGGACGTGCTTAAGTGCCGACTAGCTCTGTTGGAACAACCCGACCAGCGAAACGAGCCTTACAA GGCTCTCTTTTTCTACAGCTTCGATTGGCCTTCAGAGTCATTCGGCGGAGGACTCTGGACTGCGACCAATCCATCAGCAAGGAACGAGCTGTCACACGATCGAGATTCATCGACAGCGTAG
- the LOC5571598 gene encoding mitochondrial inner membrane protein COX18, giving the protein MSILRLSTRPVAIGARFLGGIRPDLGWYPERSETRRCLSMDSSVAGLWGSLSNSTPVAYCQQALVDLHDLSGLPWWASIILSTVLVRTVVTMPLAIYQNKIVARLEKISLEMPEIVKQLKMETAVAMKKFHWSEKEARIMYNHSLKKQWNNLVVRENCHPAKTMILLWGQIPLWVMMSVSIRNMVHMLPDPSSIEAQITFTELTLGGFGWIPNLTEVDQSLILPVAMGLINLTIIEIQNLVRTREPSRLQKIFTNMFRGLSVLMIPVAATVPSSLCLYWVTSSACGLGQNLLLMSPRFKRLVGVPQVPSEIARPYQHIKATFSTRIDGLLAKVGLGPK; this is encoded by the exons ATGAGTATCCTCCGGTTATCTACGAGGCCGGTGGCGATTGGCGCAAGGTTCCTAGGAGGAATCCGACCAGATCTGGGATGGTATCCAGAAAGAAGCGAGACGAGGAGATGCCTCTCGATGGACAGTTCCGTGGCTGGATTGTGGGGCTCGCTTTCCAACAGTACTCCGGTGGCATACTGCCAGCAGGCCCTAGTGGATCTGCATGACCTCAGCGGGCTGCCTTGGTGGGCGTCAATCATTCTATCCACCGTGTTGGTCCGGACCGTGGTGACAATGCCGCTGGCCATCTATCAGAACAAAATTGTGGCCCGGCTGGAGAAAATTTCGCTCGAGATGCCTGAAATAGTGAAGCAGCTAAAAATGGAAACAGCCGTTGCGATGAAAAAGTTCCACTGGAGCGAGAAGGAGGCCCGGATCATGTACAATCATTCG CTTAAAAAGCAGTGGAATAATCTAGTCGTGCGAGAAAACTGCCATCCAGCCAAAACCATGATCCTTCTTTGGGGACAAATCCCACTGTGGGTTATGATGTCGGTGTCGATACGAAATATGGTGCACATGCTGCCGGATCCCAGTTCGATTGAAGCTCAAATAACATTCACCGAACTGACCCTCGGCGGGTTCGGTTGGATTCCCAATCTGACCGAAGTGGACCAATCactgattcttccggtggctatGGGATTGATCAACCTAACGATCATTGAG ATCCAAAACCTTGTTCGAACACGTGAGCCTTCAAGGTTGCAGAAAATCTTCACCAACATGTTCAGAGGTTTGAGCGTTCTGATGATACCCGTTGCTGCCACGGTTCCATCG TCCCTCTGTCTATACTGGGTCACCTCGAGCGCCTGTGGCCTGGGTCAGAACCTGCTGCTGATGTCGCCCCGCTTCAAACGACTAGTTGGAGTCCCACAAGTTCCCTCGGAAATCGCCCGGCCTTATCAGCACATTAAGGCAACATTTTCCACTAGAATCGACGGTCTATTGGCTAAGGTAGGTTTAGGTCCCAAATGA